The genomic segment AGGACAGTGTTGTCCTGAAGGCCAATGGCTTATGACAGTGCTCTCCTGGAGGCCCCTTGTTTGGTCCCACACATGAAAGTCTTGTAGcagtgactgcttaccttgtgtaagatttaaaacgTATCACTAGAGAGATTTATTAGCCCCTGAttttttacacctcaaattcagacagtaatccccctgcattgttcacacctccatcacctctattgttcacacacaAAAAGCCCTGCACTGCTCACATCTCAGACCCAGACTTCATTGTTCacttgttcacacctcatacaaactgctggaggggcaccaacactgtgtcactgtatgtagcacagtatgaactgttcattttagagtggtcctgagagctttccttgtctcctgctctattctgcctttcctatgctccctgtgtgccatacgctgtctgccttatgctccctatgtgtgccatactctgtctgccctattctgcctttgtgtgccatactctgtctgccctatgctgcctatgtgtgccatactctgcctgccctatgctccctgtgtggtcCATAAtcccctgccctatgctctgtgtgtgtgtgtgtgtcataccctgcctgccctattctccctgtgtgtgccatactcccctgccctatgctccctgtatgtgccataatgtgcctgccctatgctccctgtgtgtgccatactctgtctgccctatgctccctgtgtgtgtcatactcccCTGCCCtttgccccctgtgtgtgccatactgtgccaccatgtaggccagaaaaaatcCAGCCCTTGGAACCACAGAAGATGGAAATTGCTGGCTTCTGACATACGAAACTGTACATGCACATAATTAGTCCAACCTGGCACTATCCTTTCTCCCTGCTGCCAAAATCTGCATTTAGTAATGTATGAGGGGTCAGCAATCCCTTCCTTCTGAGGGATAGCGCATCTTTGAGGATCCAGTAAGTGGAAATGTAAACTTTTTATATAACAacatacaaatcatttaaacattatttaaagccAATAGGGTTATTTTGCATctaattagaattaattatatcttagatgggatcaagtacaaggtacagatttgttattacagagaaaagggaaatcgtttttttaaaatgtgaattatttgattataatggagtctatggtagatgctATACCAAAATGCTTTACAGCTGGCCATTGCATAATTTCTTGACAATGGGTTTTGGGATAAcagagcttgataaagggctggaaaagctcgaaacgtcgcttagcttgaggcacgaataaagtaccaattttttcaccataatcggagtgctgctgaagtattttcttgtatgtgaaccagacctgggcagacagggtcacagaTGGCACCtgacgctgcaaagagcggtgagagtgtgtgtgtagcactactttgtgtttgttaGAGCCTATACTTCGACCACAGTATCATTGTCATTGTGACCGTTCATGTTCTCTTGTCCAGAACATGGGTATGATGGCTTGGTTAGCTGGAGAAGGCTTTGGGATTGAGAATCCTCCTTGCAGTTTACAGCAAGCCAGGAGAGAATCTAAGGGAATAAACATGGTTGAATAGCTAGGTATGCTAAGGATTGATAGAGcaggcaaaaacatattttatctgAGGGCATGAAAGTGAAAGGTCAGAAAGAACAAAGTGAGGATATAAACAGGGAGACTAAGTACAAGAGACAGGAGAAAGGGGGATACAACAGAAAAGAATGGAGGTAACAGGCAATGGGGAAAAAGTGTAGTATATAAGAGAGAATAGAAGATGGACAATGTGGTGGGAGTGAGCAGGATAACAGAAGATAAAGTGGTGAGAAAGATATGAATAGCAAAAAGCAACAAAGGATGTTCATTCAATTACATGGGACCTTAATTATTGTTTTGCTTTGATTATGAACTCATGACTTGATTTACAGCCATTTGGTGTAAACATTCTCTTGTTTTCTATTCTTCTTGTACACTTTAAAAATAGGGttaatatatttcttataataataaCTTTACTCATTATACTTTTACTAGCACACAATAGACATTAGTATTTTTATATCACATTTATTGTTGCATTGGAAGCAGGAGTATCATGATCCTTTCatgcacatattttttaatataattcatgGACTCTTCTGAAGGAGCAAACTCTAGGAGTGACAGCTCCCCACTCAGTGTATCTTCTGTAttctccaggtctgaggtagtacTGACGTCCTCTGAAATTAGGTTGTTCATAGAAGACCCAGTGTCCCTCAAGCACATTGCAGGAGTGGATGTCTTGATAATTAAATCGCTCACTCACATCTGGACAGTCTTCAGTGAACTCCATCATCTGACCTCTGAAATCTTCCCTTTCATAGATCCTCAGCCCAAAGGATCCACGGTGCTGTCAGAAAATGAAAGGGTCTTAATAATGtgtaaatgttattatattttctatattttattcccTTAGGctaaaatgtttgtgtgtattaaatgttttaaattcatAAAGGATCTTGCAAAATTGTAATCTGTTTTTAGCACTGTTAAACTGAAGCTATTTTATGAAAGCAAATGCCATACCCTTTCAAATGCTGTGTAATCCTCCTTTCAAACAGAGCGTGTCTATTTGAATCAACAGCTTACAGCATCTGTATGTGTTTGGTGCActagttttcacttttttaacTACCGTACTATATTTTAGTTTAGGAGCCTTTATCACATGGAGACCTTCACCATACATTTCCAGGAGCTACAATTTTGGCAGAGCATTATATATTAAGTCTAGACTGTAGACattatttatactgaattgcaaGTTGGTGATATGATGACATTTTGACTATGATGTATGCAGCTAATGACTACATTAAATTTGCGTAAATGCAACAATCCATATCAATTTATAAC from the Xenopus laevis strain J_2021 chromosome 9_10L, Xenopus_laevis_v10.1, whole genome shotgun sequence genome contains:
- the cryga.11.L gene encoding gamma-crystallin 1; the encoded protein is MGKIIFYEDRNFQGRSYECSSDCSDLHSFFSRCNSIRVENGNWMLYERPNYSGHQYYLRRGEYPDFQQWMGFNDSIRSCRIIPQHRGSFGLRIYEREDFRGQMMEFTEDCPDVSERFNYQDIHSCNVLEGHWVFYEQPNFRGRQYYLRPGEYRRYTEWGAVTPRVCSFRRVHELY